From the genome of Glycine max cultivar Williams 82 chromosome 2, Glycine_max_v4.0, whole genome shotgun sequence, one region includes:
- the LOC100803756 gene encoding L10-interacting MYB domain-containing protein: MSLNQVPVKRKKAEWCDKNTKIMLKVCIEEVNVGNKPHNHFTKLGWANIAEKFNKTTNLRYEYKQFRNRLDSLKKEWQLWAKLIGKDTGLGWDGEKKTIAASDEWWEAKIQEDPEVAKFREQGLKFLPEMEFLFKGTIATGFAAYAPSEDSRQYEGFNTRTEETNDNIDDNTDMEVNEPEIDTTTQNTSSAKENGQRKRGREGDKRIGVAAKLSSQLDRIIQTFESSVSAQDPTSITACVAKLKDLPGLERGSELFYKATKLMKKRANRITFVALEGPELQLGWIKSET; the protein is encoded by the exons ATGTCTCTCAATCAAGTTcctgtgaaaagaaagaaagcagaATGGTGTGATAAAAATACTAAGATTATGTTGAAAGTGTGCATAGAAGAGGTGAATGTTGGAAATAAACCTCACAACCACTTCACTAAGCTTGGTTGGGCAAATATTGCAGAAAAGTTCAATAAGACAACAAATTTGAGATATGAATATAAGCAATTCAGAAATAGGTTGGATTCTTTGAAAAAGGAATGGCAATTATGGGCCAAGCTTATTGGGAAGGACACAGGTCTTGGCTGGGATGGGGAGAAGAAAACCATTGCAGCTAGTGATGAATGGTGGGAAGCCAAAATTCAG gagGATCCTGAAGTAGCAAAGTTTAGAGAGCAAGGCCTCAAATTCTTACCTGAGATGGAATTCCTTTTTAAAGGTACTATTGCTACTGGTTTTGCAGCATATGCACCATCTGAAGATTCAAGACAATATGAAGGATTCAACACAAGAACAGAAGAGACAAATGATAACATTGATGATAACACTGACATGGAAGTGAATGAGCCTGAGATAGACACGACAACTCAGAACACGTCTTCGGCAAAGGAAAATGGACAGAGGAAGAGAGGAAGAGAGGGTGATAAAAGAATTGGGGTTGCTGCCAAGCTTTCCTCACAATTAGATCGTATTATTCAAACATTTGAATCTAGTGTATCTGCTCAAGACCCAACTAGCATTACTGCATGTGTAGCAAAGTTGAAAGATCTACCAGGACTTGAGCGTGGGAGTGAACTATTTTACAAAGCCACTAAACTTATGAAAAAAAGGGCAAACAGGATCACCTTTGTTGCTTTAGAAGGGCCTGAGCTACAACTTGGATGGATCAAGTCTGAAACTTAA
- the LOC112997613 gene encoding uncharacterized protein, translated as MSSSLSSNDSSLSSNDSSSDDEDHITKNKVLMFVVANVTNYFMKYVVKNPCRDSSMTGHRWVSEILNGHPIRCYQMFRMKKLVFLELCDILETKYNLKKTRNVSIYEQVGLFLYMLSQPGSVCNCEERFQHSGETISRHFHNVLEAVCMFAKDIIKPIDPSFRDAPDEILKDARYRPYFRDCIGAIDGTHIRVCVPSHLQGVYIGRKGYTTTNVMVVCDFSMCFTFVWAGWEGSAHDTKIFMEALRKPALHFSHPPQGKYYLVDSGYPTFMGFLGPYKKTRYHLPQFRIGPRIRGRVEVFNYYHSSLRSTIERAFGLCKARWKILGNMSPFALKTQNQIIVACMAIHNFIQRNDKSDGEFDSLDEDIDSDEDESEVGPSITTWEEPNAQNTLQMERFRESLKNMFPTRI; from the exons ATGtcttcatcattatcatcaaatgactcaTCACTATCATCAAATGATTCTTCATCTGACGATGAAGATCACATTACGAAGAACAAAGTGTTGATGTTTGTTGTAGCTAATGTTACCAATTACTTCATGAAATATGTTGTGAAAAATCCATGTAGAGATTCAAGCATGACAGGCCATCGTTGGGTATCTGAAATTCTAAATGGTCATCCAATACGTTGTTATCAGATGTTTAGAATGAAGAAACTTGTCTTTCTTGAATTATGTGATATCTTGGAAACCAAGTACAACTTAAAGAAAACTCGAAATGTCAGCATTTATGAGCAAGTTGgcttatttttatacatgttgAGTCAACCAGGTTCTGTTTGTAATTGTGAGGAAAGATTTCAACATTCAGGTGAAACAATATCTAGACATTTCCATAATGTCTTAGAAGCTGTGTGTATGTTTGCAAAGGATATAATTAAGCCTATTGATCCATCATTTAGGGATGCTCCTGATGAGATTCTAAAAGATGCCAGATATCGCCCTTACTTTAGGGATTGTATTGGTGCAATAGATGGTACTCACATACGAGTTTGTGTTCCCTCTCATCTACAAGGAGTCTATATTGGTCGGAAAGGCTACACTACCACTAATGTCATGGTTGTTTGTGACTTTAGCATGTGTTTCACTTTTGTTTGGGCAGGTTGGGAAGGTTCTGCACATGATACTAAGATATTTATGGAGGCTTTACGTAAGCCTGCATTGCATTTTTCACATCCTCCTCAAg gtAAATATTATCTTGTTGATTCTGGTTACCCTACTTTTATGGGTTTTCTAGGACCGTACAAGAAAACTAGGTATCATCTCCCGCAATTTAGAATTGGGCCTAGAATCAGGGGAAGAGttgaagtttttaattattatcattccAGTCTTCGAAGTACAATTGAACGTGCATTTGGTTTATGTAAAGCAAGATGGAAGATATTGGGTAATATGTCACCTTTTGCTTTGAAGACACAAAACCAAATCATTGTTGCTTGCATGGCTATACATAACTTTATTCAAAGAAATGACAAGAGTGATGGAGAATTTGATTCGCTAGATGAAGATATAGATAGTGATGAGGATGAAAGTGAAGTTGGTCCTAGTATTACAACATGGGAAGAACCGAATGCTCAAAATACTCTACAAATGGAACGATTTAGAGAATCTTTGAAGAATATGTTTCCAACacgtatttaa